A stretch of [Clostridium] scindens DNA encodes these proteins:
- the spoIIAA gene encoding anti-sigma F factor antagonist, translating into MKYQVQENCLTVFLPHELDHHNAEEIRKESDHLIERNHIRYVIFDFAETNFMDSSGIGVIMGRYKRIYMLGGEVCAVHANERMKKILTMSGVTKIMQIYEEEK; encoded by the coding sequence ATGAAGTATCAGGTACAGGAGAATTGTCTGACGGTATTTCTTCCGCATGAACTGGACCACCACAATGCGGAAGAAATCAGAAAGGAGTCGGACCATCTGATCGAGCGCAACCACATCCGCTATGTCATCTTTGATTTTGCGGAAACAAATTTTATGGACAGTTCAGGAATCGGAGTGATCATGGGGCGCTATAAAAGAATCTATATGCTGGGAGGAGAGGTGTGCGCGGTGCACGCGAATGAAAGAATGAAGAAGATATTGACCATGTCTGGTGTCACAAAAATAATGCAGATATATGAGGAGGAGAAGTAG
- a CDS encoding tetratricopeptide repeat protein — MDYTTKLAYQSNYWYNDGLKKANIRDLSGAVASLKRSLQYNRANIAARNLLGLVYYGRGDVIEALVEWILSKNFQSHENIANYYIQKVQETQGELEAINQAVKRFNQALGYCQQGGEDLAVIQLKKAVAIHPNFVKAYQLLTLIYLDTEQYSKARQSIRIAHKLDKTDEITLRYMHELNQVRKSRTAKIKEKEGKEQQTVTYNIGNETIIQPVSSSYKDNAGLHTIVNIAIGLVVGVAVMWFLIMPAITASRQDKINRQTVEFSDQIATQKAQISALKKELEDYRSTSEETESAQATAASTQESYEIVMNISAHVNKNDMSDAAMLEELLKVNPDSLGTVGRERFEEITGDLYPRMCTNLFATSQQNFEVANYDTAITNLEQVMKMDEGYNDGAAMLLLAQSYEKKGDQDQANVKYQKIIESYPSTDAAEAAQQALDAQNSGKAQDGGQDDGQSGTGE, encoded by the coding sequence ATGGATTATACAACAAAACTGGCGTACCAGTCGAACTACTGGTATAACGACGGATTGAAGAAGGCCAATATCCGGGATCTGTCGGGAGCGGTCGCATCGCTTAAGCGCAGCTTACAATATAATAGGGCTAATATAGCTGCCAGGAATCTGCTTGGACTCGTCTATTACGGCAGAGGCGATGTGATAGAAGCGCTGGTAGAATGGATTCTGAGCAAGAATTTCCAGTCCCATGAAAATATAGCGAATTACTATATTCAGAAGGTTCAGGAGACCCAGGGCGAGCTGGAGGCGATCAACCAGGCAGTCAAACGGTTTAACCAGGCTCTCGGCTACTGCCAGCAGGGCGGCGAGGACCTGGCTGTGATCCAGCTGAAGAAGGCGGTGGCGATCCACCCTAACTTTGTGAAGGCCTATCAGCTTCTGACCTTGATTTATCTGGATACGGAACAGTATTCCAAGGCCCGCCAATCCATCAGGATTGCCCATAAGCTGGACAAGACGGACGAGATCACGCTGCGCTATATGCATGAGCTGAATCAGGTGCGCAAGTCGAGGACAGCCAAGATCAAAGAAAAAGAAGGAAAAGAGCAGCAGACGGTTACCTATAATATAGGAAATGAGACGATCATCCAGCCGGTATCTTCCAGTTACAAGGATAACGCGGGGCTTCATACGATCGTCAATATAGCGATCGGGCTGGTGGTAGGCGTGGCAGTCATGTGGTTTCTGATCATGCCGGCCATCACGGCTTCCAGGCAGGATAAGATTAACCGCCAGACCGTGGAATTCAGCGATCAGATCGCCACACAGAAGGCACAGATCAGCGCCCTTAAGAAGGAACTGGAAGATTACCGCTCCACCAGCGAGGAGACCGAGAGCGCCCAGGCCACTGCGGCCTCTACACAGGAGAGTTACGAGATTGTCATGAATATCAGCGCCCATGTCAACAAGAATGATATGAGCGATGCGGCCATGCTGGAGGAACTTCTGAAAGTGAATCCGGATTCCCTGGGAACTGTGGGGAGAGAGCGATTCGAGGAGATTACCGGGGACTTATACCCCCGGATGTGCACGAACCTGTTTGCAACGTCGCAGCAGAACTTTGAAGTAGCCAACTATGATACGGCTATCACGAACCTGGAACAGGTTATGAAGATGGACGAAGGATATAATGACGGGGCAGCCATGCTGCTTCTGGCACAGTCTTATGAGAAAAAAGGAGACCAGGACCAGGCAAACGTCAAATACCAGAAGATTATAGAGTCTTATCCGTCAACGGATGCGGCCGAGGCCGCCCAGCAGGCGCTGGATGCCCAGAATTCCGGCAAAGCGCAGGATGGCGGGCAGGACGATGGACAAAGCGGTACAGGAGAATAA
- a CDS encoding bifunctional folylpolyglutamate synthase/dihydrofolate synthase, translated as METSKMMAAGFTYDEAVAYIEELPKFTKKHSLDHVREFLRRLGNPASDRKIVHVAGTNGKGSVCAYLQAILMAEGKHTGFFTSPHLVSINERIRMDNIQIDNEAFLEAFGQVQGMARQMEEEGLDHPSYFEFLLGMGMTAFARTDVEYIILETGIGGRLDATNYIEHPALAVITSISLDHTDILGDTIEEIAAEKAGIIKPGVPVFFDASNPSACEVIQKTAAKMHAPCREISKNAYEIREVNWKYIAFSRANAYDKDVIYRVPICGCYQVMNAQIALEAAEYLLKDEMIHKSRWVDAIGSMHWEGRMERVAPHLVIDGAHNPGAVEAFAESVKALGADEGEGPVIIFSAVSDKKYEQMIEYLCRNMNASTYIVTEIEDKRRVPAEELERLFKKYTRKKVYRAGSLKEALEKAESERVDDGDIFCLGSLYLVGMVKKLLAGGGYHA; from the coding sequence ATGGAGACGAGTAAGATGATGGCAGCAGGATTCACATATGATGAGGCAGTAGCATATATAGAGGAACTTCCCAAGTTTACGAAGAAGCATTCCCTGGATCATGTCAGGGAGTTCTTAAGAAGGCTTGGGAATCCGGCCTCTGACCGCAAGATCGTTCATGTGGCAGGAACCAATGGAAAAGGATCGGTGTGCGCATATCTTCAGGCCATCCTGATGGCGGAAGGAAAGCACACCGGATTCTTTACCTCCCCCCATCTGGTATCCATCAATGAGCGGATTCGCATGGACAATATACAGATAGACAATGAAGCATTCCTTGAAGCGTTCGGCCAGGTGCAGGGGATGGCAAGGCAGATGGAAGAAGAGGGATTGGATCATCCCTCTTATTTCGAATTCCTTCTTGGCATGGGGATGACGGCATTTGCCAGGACGGATGTGGAATATATCATCCTGGAAACCGGCATCGGCGGAAGGCTGGATGCCACCAATTATATCGAGCATCCCGCGCTTGCGGTGATCACGTCCATAAGCCTGGACCACACAGATATCCTGGGAGATACGATCGAAGAGATCGCGGCGGAAAAGGCCGGGATTATCAAGCCGGGCGTTCCGGTTTTTTTCGACGCAAGCAATCCTTCGGCCTGCGAAGTCATCCAAAAGACAGCCGCAAAGATGCATGCGCCCTGTAGAGAAATCTCGAAAAATGCGTACGAAATCCGAGAAGTTAACTGGAAATATATTGCATTTTCCCGGGCAAATGCGTATGATAAAGATGTTATCTACCGAGTGCCGATCTGTGGATGCTATCAGGTCATGAATGCCCAGATAGCCCTGGAGGCAGCCGAGTATCTCCTCAAGGATGAGATGATCCATAAAAGCCGCTGGGTGGATGCGATCGGATCTATGCACTGGGAAGGCAGGATGGAACGGGTGGCCCCGCATCTTGTCATCGACGGAGCGCACAATCCGGGAGCCGTGGAGGCGTTCGCAGAAAGCGTAAAAGCGCTTGGCGCGGATGAAGGAGAAGGTCCGGTCATCATCTTTTCGGCCGTGTCGGATAAGAAATATGAGCAGATGATAGAATACCTGTGCAGGAATATGAATGCCAGCACGTATATCGTCACGGAGATTGAAGACAAGAGAAGGGTTCCGGCAGAAGAACTGGAGCGCCTATTTAAGAAATATACCAGGAAGAAGGTGTATAGAGCCGGGAGCCTGAAAGAAGCGTTAGAAAAAGCGGAAAGCGAGCGGGTGGACGATGGCGACATCTTTTGTCTTGGCTCGTTGTACCTTGTAGGAATGGTAAAGAAGTTACTGGCAGGAGGCGGTTACCATGCTTAA
- a CDS encoding LTA synthase family protein translates to MKKIHIKKPDIKGAFHKLKNLKKEDVKAAWKARRERRARIIEERRNSAFARKMKPVYAFMNRFSLVFHALLACIINFAIEAISRHSVFEAWNYMTGTPMVFLYNAFMIFITFSIVYLFKRRVFVRIIISVLWMVLGVANGYMLMKRVTPFNAQDLKVAKDGLTLINNYFNGFELTVLIIGIVSVIIWVISMWKRGGQYEGKIRRVWALVGIVICFVAYGFASDLAVEKRVVSTYFGNIAFAYEDYGLPYCFMASLFNTGITEPNDYSKETIAKISNNGEITKNETGRTEEELPNIIFVQLESYFDVDEAEFFTTSQDACPNLHEMYKNYSSGYFKVPSVGAGTANTEFEVLTGMNLRYFGPGEYPYKTVLKDQTSESAATALAALGYGTHALHNNGGNFYSRARVFNNIGFDSFTSKEFMNILQTTENGWAKDDILVQHVMDSMNTTDGRDFVFAVSVQGHGDYPEEKVLENPAIQVEGIEDEATKNKWEYYVNQVYEMDQFAGNLVKAVEDRGEPSVIVFYGDHLPTMGLKAEDLKGRYLYNTNYVIWDNIGLPKEDRNVPSYQIMADVFDRLDIHSGTVFNYHQERRKTKNYLADLELLQYDILYGKQYVYDGKPPITEGHMVMGIKDVSLKNVVPHLDGGYSLYGENFTKSSKVYVNGEKQKSSFLNNTRIDISETELVNGDVIVVSQVGSSNTIFRSSDEYIYQDGQLILQEGTATDKTKSWVEQTDGDE, encoded by the coding sequence ATGAAGAAAATCCATATTAAGAAGCCTGATATCAAAGGGGCGTTTCATAAACTGAAAAATCTGAAGAAAGAAGATGTGAAGGCAGCATGGAAGGCAAGAAGGGAGCGGCGGGCCCGGATTATCGAGGAACGCCGCAACAGCGCCTTTGCCAGGAAGATGAAGCCGGTCTATGCGTTTATGAACCGGTTTTCCCTGGTGTTCCATGCGCTGCTGGCATGTATCATTAATTTTGCCATAGAAGCGATATCCAGACATTCGGTGTTCGAGGCCTGGAATTATATGACAGGGACGCCAATGGTGTTTTTGTACAATGCTTTTATGATATTCATCACATTTTCCATCGTCTATCTGTTCAAGCGAAGGGTATTCGTCCGCATCATCATCAGCGTGCTGTGGATGGTCCTGGGCGTGGCAAACGGATATATGCTTATGAAGCGGGTTACGCCTTTTAACGCCCAGGATCTTAAGGTAGCGAAAGACGGACTTACCCTGATCAATAACTACTTTAATGGATTTGAACTGACCGTCCTGATTATCGGCATCGTCTCCGTTATCATATGGGTGATCTCCATGTGGAAGCGGGGAGGCCAGTATGAGGGAAAGATACGCCGCGTGTGGGCCCTGGTGGGCATCGTCATCTGCTTCGTGGCATATGGCTTCGCATCCGACCTGGCGGTAGAGAAGCGGGTGGTATCCACCTATTTTGGAAATATTGCATTTGCCTATGAAGACTATGGCCTTCCATACTGCTTTATGGCAAGCCTTTTTAATACAGGCATTACGGAACCGAACGACTATAGCAAAGAGACGATTGCCAAGATCAGCAATAACGGAGAGATCACCAAGAATGAGACGGGCCGTACAGAGGAAGAACTTCCGAATATCATCTTCGTTCAGCTGGAGTCTTACTTTGACGTGGATGAAGCCGAATTCTTTACTACTTCCCAGGACGCATGTCCAAACCTGCATGAGATGTACAAGAATTATTCATCCGGTTACTTTAAGGTGCCGTCCGTAGGAGCTGGCACGGCAAATACAGAATTCGAAGTGCTGACAGGCATGAACCTGAGGTATTTCGGGCCTGGAGAATATCCCTATAAGACGGTTCTTAAGGATCAGACCAGCGAGAGCGCGGCGACTGCCCTGGCAGCGCTTGGGTATGGAACCCACGCGCTCCATAATAACGGAGGAAACTTCTACAGCAGGGCAAGAGTATTTAATAATATTGGCTTTGACAGTTTTACCAGCAAGGAGTTCATGAACATTCTGCAGACCACGGAGAATGGATGGGCCAAAGATGATATTCTGGTGCAGCATGTGATGGACTCTATGAATACCACGGATGGAAGAGACTTTGTCTTCGCCGTCAGCGTGCAGGGCCATGGCGACTATCCGGAAGAAAAGGTGCTTGAAAATCCCGCCATCCAGGTGGAGGGGATCGAGGACGAGGCAACGAAGAACAAGTGGGAGTACTATGTGAACCAAGTCTATGAGATGGACCAGTTCGCGGGGAATCTTGTGAAAGCCGTGGAAGACCGGGGAGAGCCCTCCGTCATCGTATTCTACGGAGACCATCTTCCTACTATGGGACTGAAGGCGGAAGATCTGAAAGGGCGTTATCTTTACAACACGAATTATGTAATCTGGGATAACATCGGACTTCCAAAAGAGGACCGCAATGTTCCGTCCTACCAGATCATGGCGGATGTATTTGACCGCCTGGATATTCATTCCGGAACGGTATTCAATTATCACCAGGAGAGAAGAAAGACCAAGAATTATCTGGCCGACCTGGAACTTCTGCAGTATGACATCCTGTATGGAAAACAGTACGTATACGACGGCAAGCCGCCAATAACGGAAGGCCACATGGTGATGGGCATCAAGGATGTATCGCTGAAGAACGTGGTGCCGCATCTGGATGGCGGCTATAGCCTGTATGGAGAGAACTTTACGAAGTCCAGCAAAGTCTATGTAAACGGAGAAAAGCAAAAGAGCAGTTTCTTGAACAATACAAGGATTGACATCTCGGAGACAGAACTGGTCAACGGAGATGTAATCGTGGTCAGCCAGGTGGGCTCAAGCAATACCATCTTCCGTTCATCTGATGAATATATTTACCAGGATGGGCAGCTGATCCTCCAGGAAGGAACTGCAACTGATAAGACCAAGTCCTGGGTAGAGCAGACGGATGGAGACGAGTAA
- a CDS encoding valine--tRNA ligase produces the protein MSQKLETTYNPKEIESKLYEKWCENKYFHAEVDRSRKPFTTVMPPPNITGKLHMGHALDNTLQDILIRYKRMQGYNALWVPGTDHAAISTEVKVTNQLKEEGIDKKELGREKFLERTWQWKEEYAGTIEGQLKKLGVSCDWDRERFTMDEGCSKAVEEVFIKLYEEGYIYRGSRIINWCPVCKTSLSDAEVEHEEQDGNFWHIKYPIVGSDAYLEIATTRPETMLGDTAIAVHPDDERYKDLVGKKAILPLVNREIPIVADYYVDKEFGTGAVKITPAHDPNDFEVGKRHNLPEINVMNDDATINENGGKYAGMERYEARKVMVKELEEQGYLVKIVPHSHNVGTHDRCHTTVEPMVKQQWFVRMEELAKPAIEAVKNGDLKFVPERFDKIYLHWLENIRDWCISRQIWWGHRIPAYYCDECGEIVVSRGVPEKCPKCGCTHFTQDEDTLDTWFSSALWPFSTLGWPEKTEDLDYFYPTDVLVTGYDIIFFWVIRMVFSGYAHTGKSPFHTVFIHGLVRDSQGRKMSKSLGNGIDPLEIIEQYGADALRMTLITGNAPGNDMRFYNERVEASRNFANKVWNASRFIMMNIEDKEITEPTDFKLRPADRWIMSKCNNLVKDVTENMDKFELGIALAKIYDFMWDEFCDWYIEIAKYRIYHAEEDPKSANDAMWTLREVLKKSLKLLHPYMPFVSEEIYGKLVPEEESLMMSEWPKYDEKWNYPIAETIVEHYKEIIRGIRNVRAEMNVPNSRKATAYVVCEDQQLCAGLEFLRNSAQSMAAVNDLVLQHDKTGIADDAVSIVVPDATVYLPLEELIDFEQEIERLSKEEARLEKEIARASGMLNNERFVSKAPEAKVQEERDKLETYKQMMEQVKERLAGLKAK, from the coding sequence ATGAGTCAGAAGTTAGAGACAACCTACAACCCAAAGGAGATTGAATCTAAGTTATATGAGAAATGGTGTGAGAACAAGTATTTCCATGCCGAAGTGGACAGGAGCAGGAAGCCGTTTACTACGGTGATGCCGCCGCCGAATATTACCGGCAAGCTGCATATGGGCCATGCGCTTGACAATACGCTGCAGGATATCCTGATCCGTTATAAGAGGATGCAGGGATACAACGCGCTATGGGTTCCTGGGACAGACCATGCGGCGATCTCTACAGAAGTAAAGGTTACCAACCAGTTGAAAGAAGAAGGAATTGACAAGAAGGAACTGGGACGCGAGAAGTTCCTGGAGCGGACCTGGCAGTGGAAAGAGGAATATGCAGGTACGATCGAGGGCCAGCTTAAGAAGTTAGGCGTATCCTGCGACTGGGACAGAGAGCGCTTTACCATGGATGAGGGATGCTCCAAGGCAGTAGAGGAAGTATTCATCAAACTTTACGAAGAAGGATATATTTACAGAGGCTCCAGGATCATCAACTGGTGCCCGGTGTGCAAGACCTCTCTCTCGGATGCGGAGGTAGAGCATGAAGAGCAGGACGGAAACTTCTGGCACATCAAGTATCCTATCGTAGGCAGCGATGCCTATCTGGAAATTGCCACCACCCGTCCCGAGACGATGCTGGGCGATACTGCGATCGCAGTACATCCGGATGACGAACGCTACAAAGACCTGGTAGGAAAGAAAGCAATCCTTCCGCTGGTGAACCGGGAGATTCCGATCGTAGCGGATTATTATGTAGACAAGGAATTTGGTACCGGAGCGGTTAAGATCACGCCGGCTCATGACCCGAACGACTTCGAGGTGGGCAAGCGCCATAACCTTCCGGAGATCAATGTGATGAATGACGATGCCACCATCAATGAAAATGGCGGCAAGTACGCCGGAATGGAACGTTATGAAGCAAGAAAGGTAATGGTTAAGGAACTGGAAGAGCAAGGCTACCTGGTGAAAATAGTTCCTCATTCCCATAATGTAGGTACCCACGACCGCTGTCATACGACGGTAGAGCCAATGGTTAAGCAGCAGTGGTTCGTAAGGATGGAAGAACTTGCGAAGCCGGCCATCGAGGCGGTGAAGAATGGCGATCTTAAGTTCGTGCCAGAGCGTTTTGATAAGATCTATCTGCATTGGCTTGAGAATATCCGTGACTGGTGCATATCCAGGCAGATCTGGTGGGGGCACAGGATTCCGGCCTACTACTGTGATGAGTGCGGCGAGATCGTCGTATCCCGCGGCGTGCCGGAGAAATGCCCGAAGTGCGGATGCACGCATTTTACCCAGGATGAGGATACCCTGGATACCTGGTTCAGTTCTGCGCTGTGGCCGTTCTCAACATTGGGATGGCCGGAGAAGACAGAGGATCTGGATTACTTCTATCCTACGGATGTTCTGGTGACCGGATACGATATCATCTTTTTCTGGGTAATCCGCATGGTATTCTCCGGATATGCCCATACCGGGAAATCTCCGTTCCATACCGTATTTATCCACGGCCTGGTAAGAGACTCCCAGGGCCGCAAGATGAGCAAGTCATTGGGCAACGGCATCGATCCGCTGGAAATTATCGAGCAGTATGGCGCGGATGCCCTGCGTATGACTCTGATTACCGGAAATGCGCCGGGCAATGACATGCGTTTCTACAATGAAAGGGTGGAGGCGAGCCGGAACTTTGCCAACAAGGTATGGAATGCGTCCCGTTTCATTATGATGAATATAGAAGATAAGGAGATCACGGAGCCGACCGATTTCAAATTACGCCCGGCAGACCGCTGGATCATGTCCAAGTGCAATAACCTGGTAAAAGACGTAACCGAGAATATGGATAAGTTTGAACTGGGAATCGCGCTGGCCAAAATCTATGATTTTATGTGGGACGAATTCTGCGACTGGTATATCGAGATTGCAAAATACCGTATCTATCATGCAGAGGAAGATCCGAAGTCAGCCAATGACGCGATGTGGACGCTGCGGGAAGTGCTGAAGAAGTCGCTGAAGCTTCTGCATCCATATATGCCGTTCGTATCAGAGGAGATCTACGGCAAGCTGGTGCCGGAAGAAGAGTCTCTTATGATGTCCGAATGGCCAAAGTATGATGAGAAGTGGAACTATCCGATCGCGGAAACTATTGTAGAGCATTACAAAGAGATTATCCGGGGAATCCGGAACGTGCGTGCAGAGATGAACGTGCCGAACTCCAGGAAGGCAACCGCCTATGTGGTATGCGAGGATCAACAGCTCTGCGCGGGACTGGAATTCTTAAGGAATTCCGCCCAGTCTATGGCAGCAGTCAATGATCTGGTTCTCCAGCATGATAAGACGGGCATCGCGGATGACGCGGTATCTATCGTAGTGCCGGACGCAACCGTATATCTGCCATTGGAAGAACTGATTGATTTTGAGCAGGAGATCGAGCGCCTGAGCAAGGAAGAGGCAAGGCTTGAAAAAGAGATTGCCCGTGCATCCGGAATGCTGAACAATGAACGATTCGTAAGCAAGGCGCCGGAGGCAAAAGTTCAGGAGGAACGCGACAAGCTCGAGACATATAAACAGATGATGGAGCAGGTCAAAGAAAGGCTTGCGGGGCTAAAAGCAAAATAG
- a CDS encoding PKD domain-containing protein: MQRSKVKKCLLVLLLSLSMAFTMVPGGVLAEGNDNDNSEGVNVEENEGGDAVKQEAPKAEGEVAADASGVSDEAAKDEEKKADADAGNAVGNKAVLKSAKAQTAAFLDTNSGDDANDGTDKTKAVRTFAKAYELAGEGGTIVICGESCAIEISNSKMTVKNVTIVRDASYDNSGRPMGLRHLFEIDGSDNITFENVTVDGNKDNAAVAEASPLLWVHDGGQLTFKGTTLKNNGFCALDVEHGAKFTMESGTITGNTNANEGGGGIFAHDGATVNLNGGTIENNSAYYGAGICIINAQVYLNGTDVENNTSIRNGAGIYIGNDGYGSYSSYDLTTRLAMTSGAIKGNAAGGNGGAILAWDARSDDAADAPYDKLGVCIEIKGGELSGNTAGDGDGEAIALRGDWWGNDIVFPELRLSGSPTISGEVYLQDIDDAGENMHKGAVIDVTGAFAPTQPVLVADNNYVIGRDVIRYAAGVSPDLNAFKSAAASYPSPIGLIQDKANPQNLEWVDMLRVNFTDGKSDTIVYSTWVLPGSAIDPAEVPGLSRTGYTHSGWLKYGTDTEWNMADDKVEEALTLAAKWTLNTPEVTIKADKTEAKAGETITLTAVVSHDLKGVPCKYEWYKDGKVIKDQENSLLKVTEGGNYSVKVTITDENGLSASGTSEEVKCTFKAAGASGTGNTNGTGNANGISGTVKTGDESHAVAYLLVLLAALGAGIMAVSRKRAR, from the coding sequence ATGCAAAGGAGTAAAGTGAAGAAATGCCTTTTGGTGCTTCTTCTATCCCTTTCTATGGCATTTACGATGGTGCCAGGCGGTGTTCTTGCAGAAGGGAATGACAATGATAATTCAGAAGGGGTCAATGTAGAAGAAAATGAGGGAGGCGATGCAGTTAAGCAGGAAGCGCCGAAAGCAGAAGGCGAGGTTGCCGCAGATGCTTCAGGGGTATCCGATGAGGCTGCAAAAGATGAGGAAAAGAAGGCGGATGCAGATGCGGGAAACGCAGTCGGGAATAAGGCTGTCTTAAAGTCTGCAAAAGCACAGACAGCAGCGTTTCTGGATACAAACTCTGGAGACGATGCCAATGACGGCACGGACAAGACCAAGGCAGTAAGGACATTTGCCAAGGCTTATGAATTGGCCGGAGAAGGCGGCACCATCGTCATATGCGGCGAATCTTGCGCGATAGAGATTAGTAATAGCAAGATGACGGTAAAGAACGTAACGATCGTGCGAGATGCCAGTTATGACAACAGCGGCAGGCCAATGGGCTTGAGGCATCTTTTTGAGATCGACGGAAGCGACAATATAACATTTGAAAATGTGACCGTGGATGGAAACAAGGACAATGCGGCGGTAGCAGAGGCCAGTCCGTTACTTTGGGTTCATGATGGCGGTCAGCTGACGTTCAAGGGCACGACGCTTAAGAACAACGGCTTTTGCGCGCTTGATGTGGAGCACGGGGCCAAGTTTACGATGGAGAGCGGAACGATCACAGGCAATACGAATGCGAATGAAGGCGGCGGTGGCATTTTCGCGCATGACGGCGCGACAGTGAATCTGAATGGTGGAACCATTGAGAACAACAGCGCATATTATGGAGCCGGAATCTGTATCATCAATGCACAGGTATATCTAAATGGCACGGACGTTGAGAATAATACATCAATCCGCAACGGAGCCGGAATCTATATTGGCAACGACGGTTATGGATCATACTCTTCCTATGACCTGACTACCAGGCTGGCAATGACAAGCGGCGCTATTAAGGGAAATGCTGCGGGCGGCAACGGTGGAGCAATCTTGGCCTGGGATGCAAGAAGCGATGATGCTGCGGATGCGCCTTATGATAAGCTGGGCGTCTGCATAGAGATCAAAGGCGGAGAACTCTCTGGCAACACGGCTGGGGATGGCGATGGAGAAGCAATTGCGCTTAGAGGAGACTGGTGGGGAAATGATATCGTATTTCCAGAGTTAAGATTAAGCGGATCTCCGACGATCTCCGGCGAAGTCTATCTGCAGGATATAGACGATGCTGGTGAAAACATGCATAAGGGCGCGGTGATAGATGTAACAGGCGCATTTGCTCCGACTCAGCCAGTGCTTGTCGCGGATAATAACTATGTAATCGGAAGAGATGTAATTCGATATGCAGCAGGGGTATCCCCGGATCTAAACGCATTTAAATCAGCCGCTGCAAGCTATCCAAGCCCGATCGGCCTTATACAGGACAAGGCAAATCCCCAGAACCTTGAGTGGGTGGATATGCTGCGGGTAAACTTTACAGACGGAAAGTCTGATACGATAGTATACAGTACCTGGGTGCTGCCAGGCAGCGCAATCGATCCGGCAGAAGTGCCAGGGCTGTCCAGGACAGGCTATACACATTCCGGATGGCTTAAGTATGGAACGGATACGGAGTGGAACATGGCGGATGATAAGGTGGAAGAGGCTCTTACGCTTGCAGCCAAGTGGACATTGAACACTCCTGAGGTTACGATTAAGGCGGACAAGACTGAGGCCAAGGCTGGCGAGACGATCACCTTGACAGCGGTTGTAAGCCATGATTTAAAGGGAGTTCCGTGCAAATACGAATGGTACAAAGATGGCAAGGTCATCAAGGATCAGGAAAATTCCCTGCTGAAAGTGACAGAGGGTGGAAACTATTCTGTTAAAGTAACGATTACGGATGAAAATGGACTGAGCGCATCAGGAACCAGCGAAGAGGTAAAATGCACATTCAAGGCAGCAGGCGCATCAGGAACAGGCAATACGAACGGGACAGGCAATGCGAACGGAATAAGCGGAACTGTCAAGACCGGAGACGAGTCGCATGCAGTTGCATACCTGCTGGTATTATTGGCAGCATTAGGGGCTGGAATCATGGCAGTTTCAAGAAAGCGCGCAAGGTAG